The DNA sequence GAGTCCGTCCGGGCGGTTATCGACGAGCTGGACGTCGAGCGGATAGGCCACGGCGTCCGCGCGAGCGAGGACCCGGCCCTGCTCGAGCTGTTGAAAGAGCGCCGAATCCCGCTGGAGGTCTGCGTCACGAGCAACGTGAAGACCGGCGTCTACCCCTCGGCGGCGGCGCACCCCATAAGGTCGCTGTTCGAAAGCGGCGTTATAGTGACGGTCAACGCCGACGACCCCACCATGTTCCATAACACGCTCAGCGACGAATATCTCGTTCTGCTTCGGGACCTGGCCTTCACGCCGGAGGATTTAAAGACGTTGAGCCTGAACGGCGTCGAGGCCTCGTTTTTACCCGAGGCCGAAAAGAGCGTCCTCCGGGCGAAATTCGAGGAGGAGTGGGAGGGATTGTTAAAGAAGTACGCCTAGGCGTAGCGCCGCTCCGCCTTTGCCCGGCCTCCCGGCCGGTTTTTATTTCCCCCTAAAAGCGCGAACGAAAAATTGCCTTGACCGCGGCTCGAGCCGCTGTTAATTATGGGGTCGTTATCCGAAGGAGGTTCGGGATGTGTCGCGTATATAGGGCGTTGAATATAATCGCCGCATTTGCGGCGTTACAGGCCGGCGTCGCCGCGGCCGATTCATGGATGGCCCCCACCGAGCAGAGTTACTACTCCGCGAACCAGGAATATTTTTTGCACGTCGTCCCGGGCGACGGCTCGAGCCCTGCCCGCGGCACGCTGTATCAGGCTTTCCCCGCGCGCGACGCGCAGGAGCTATGGGCCCGCGAGCTCCTCAACCCCACCGCCCCCTACCAGGTGCTGGTCGCGGATTCCGGCGAGTACGTCGTCACCTCCGACGACTGGGGGAAGGTCGGCTATGGCCCCAACGTCGTCGTCATCTACGGCCCGGAAGGCGACGTCGTAAAGAATTTCGCGCTGGAGGACCTCTTGACCGACGAAGAGGTGGCCGCGGTCCCTCACACCATCAGCTCGCGGTGGTGGGGCGGTAAGCACTATCTTGACGAGGAGGCGGGGGAGGTAGTCCTGGCGGTCTCGACGGGCGGCGACGCGTTCGGCGAGGTCCGCATCCGCCTTGCGGACGGGGAGGTCCTCCCGTAGCGGTACGGCCCCGGTTGTATTTGAGAGGAAGACGATGCGCTTTAAGAACGTCGTAGGCATATACCCTTATTATTACGAGGTCCCGGTGTACGAGTTCTTCCCGCCGCTGGGGCTGGAGTACGTCGTCGCCGCGATAGAGGACCTGCTCGAGGACGCGTGCGTGATAGACCTGCGCTACGAGAAGGAGTTCGAGAAGGTCGTGGGCGCGGGCGCGGACCTGTTCTGCGTGAGCGTGAACTGGCCTTACGAGTACGACTCGGTATGCGAGGTCATCCGCTCGCTGCCGGCGGACGCGACGACGGTCGTCGGCGGCAAGTTCGCCACCGAGAACGTGGAGGAGCTGTTCGCGCGGTGTCCTAATGTCGACGTCATCGTGCGGGGCGACGGCGAGGAGACGTTCCGGGAGTTCGTGCAGGCGGGCTCGCCGGCGAACGTCGATGGTTTATCCTATCGCGACGGCGGCCGCGTCGTCCACAACGCCAACCGCCGGCTGGCCCCCGTCTCGGACACGCTGTATCCGAATCGGAGGAGACGCCGCTACCGATATAAGGTCAGCTACCAGAAGGTCGGCCTGGGATACAGCTTCGACTCGCTCGTGAGCTCGCAGGGCTGCCCGTTCAAGTGCAAGTTCTGCTCGTTCAAGATGAACCCGCTGGGCCAAAAGCGCGACTGGTCGGCGCGTTCGCCGGCGTCGGTGCTCGCGGAACTGGGGGAGATAGACGCCCGGGTGGTGGCGTTCGTCGACGACAACTTCTTCGCCGACGTGGGGAGGGTGGACGAGATATGCGACCTCATTATCGAGGCGAAGCTGGATAAGTTCTTCCTCGCTAACGCGCGGATCTCAGTGGCGAACCATCCCGCCCTTCTGGAGAAGATGTACCGCGCCGGCTTC is a window from the bacterium genome containing:
- a CDS encoding radical SAM protein — encoded protein: MRFKNVVGIYPYYYEVPVYEFFPPLGLEYVVAAIEDLLEDACVIDLRYEKEFEKVVGAGADLFCVSVNWPYEYDSVCEVIRSLPADATTVVGGKFATENVEELFARCPNVDVIVRGDGEETFREFVQAGSPANVDGLSYRDGGRVVHNANRRLAPVSDTLYPNRRRRRYRYKVSYQKVGLGYSFDSLVSSQGCPFKCKFCSFKMNPLGQKRDWSARSPASVLAELGEIDARVVAFVDDNFFADVGRVDEICDLIIEAKLDKFFLANARISVANHPALLEKMYRAGFRLLMIGLESAQDKSLKQLDKGFKTADVRKAFAVLREAKMLTNGYFIVGLMGETEEEMLQVVPFAREIGIDLISPNRLRYEKYSGLARLVDESDDYYVGEGNRVFS